From a single Methanofollis sp. W23 genomic region:
- a CDS encoding Clp1/GlmU family protein produces MATEVPAWETLAEALTRKGAAGTVYLLGATDTGKSTLATYLIERLGEQTAYLDADAGQAVLGPPGTLGIALPGGEVRLRFTGVLTPTRALEETFEALRVLCAAAYAAGAETVVVDSCGYVAGRGGVAFQRRSVAALRPDHIVALPRGRELEPILGPFRGRRGPRFHRVRPSPHARERSRGERRRYRRARFAAYMEGAVRLSLQADLPVRGAISEDPAGTVAALCDAAGWVLTVGVVEAAGEDGVVLLAPPPSPGVPVSLEVADLRPDLPPRYLQEG; encoded by the coding sequence ATGGCGACCGAGGTACCGGCATGGGAGACACTGGCAGAGGCCCTCACCAGGAAGGGGGCGGCCGGCACAGTCTATCTGCTCGGGGCCACCGACACCGGGAAGAGCACCCTGGCCACGTATCTCATTGAGCGTCTCGGCGAGCAGACGGCCTACCTGGACGCCGACGCCGGACAGGCGGTCCTCGGGCCGCCCGGGACGCTCGGGATCGCCCTGCCAGGCGGCGAGGTCCGCCTCCGTTTCACCGGGGTGCTCACGCCGACACGGGCCCTGGAAGAGACCTTCGAGGCCCTCAGGGTCCTGTGTGCGGCGGCATATGCGGCAGGTGCAGAGACGGTGGTCGTCGACTCCTGCGGGTATGTGGCGGGGAGGGGCGGGGTCGCCTTCCAGCGCCGTTCGGTGGCGGCCCTCAGGCCCGACCATATCGTCGCCCTCCCGCGCGGCCGTGAACTCGAACCTATCCTCGGCCCCTTCAGGGGCCGGCGGGGGCCACGGTTTCACCGGGTCAGGCCCTCCCCCCATGCACGTGAACGTTCACGGGGCGAGCGGCGGCGCTACCGGAGAGCACGGTTTGCGGCATATATGGAAGGGGCGGTCAGGCTCTCCCTCCAGGCCGACCTCCCGGTCAGGGGTGCGATCTCAGAAGACCCGGCCGGGACCGTCGCCGCCCTCTGTGATGCCGCGGGATGGGTCCTCACCGTGGGGGTCGTCGAGGCGGCCGGCGAGGACGGGGTCGTGCTCCTGGCCCCGCCGCCCTCGCCAGGGGTGCCGGTCTCTCTTGAGGTCGCAGACCTCAGGCCAGACCTGCCGCCCCGCTACCTTCAAGAGGGATGA
- a CDS encoding ATP-binding cassette domain-containing protein, protein MAGVIEVEGLEHTFGTVKAVQGIGFTVEEGEIFSFLGPNGAGKSTVINVLTTLLPLQTGRAMVAGFDVAADPDRVREAIGIVFQEVTLDRDMTVGETLEFHGRLYGMEKEERRRRIDDLLALVDLTEKRDVLTRHLSGGMKRRLEIARGLLTRPKVLFLDEPTIGLDPRTRRRIWEAIREVNRAGTTIFLTTHYMDEADHLSDRISLVDGGRIVLQGRPVELKNALGQDLIYLETAEKTEAAAVLAAMPAVKEVREKPKGVLLMTAEDGTRLLPDVMAAMARAGIRVTAVNMKKPSMDDVFVHFTGRALVGET, encoded by the coding sequence ATGGCGGGGGTCATCGAGGTGGAGGGACTCGAACACACCTTCGGGACGGTGAAGGCGGTGCAGGGGATCGGTTTCACCGTCGAGGAAGGGGAGATCTTCTCTTTTCTCGGGCCGAACGGCGCCGGGAAGAGCACGGTGATCAACGTGCTCACCACCCTCCTCCCCCTCCAGACCGGGCGGGCCATGGTGGCGGGGTTCGACGTGGCGGCCGACCCCGACCGGGTGCGGGAGGCGATCGGGATCGTCTTCCAGGAGGTCACCCTCGACCGCGACATGACCGTCGGCGAGACCCTGGAGTTCCACGGCCGCCTGTACGGCATGGAGAAAGAGGAGAGGAGGAGACGTATCGACGACCTCCTCGCCCTCGTCGACCTGACCGAGAAGAGAGATGTGCTCACCCGCCATCTCTCCGGCGGGATGAAACGCCGGCTCGAGATCGCCCGCGGCCTCCTGACCCGCCCGAAGGTGCTCTTCCTGGACGAACCGACCATCGGCCTTGACCCCAGGACGCGCCGGCGGATCTGGGAGGCGATCCGTGAAGTGAACCGGGCCGGGACGACGATCTTCCTGACCACCCATTACATGGACGAGGCCGACCACCTCTCCGACCGGATCAGCCTCGTCGACGGCGGGCGGATCGTCCTGCAGGGCCGGCCCGTCGAGTTGAAAAACGCCCTCGGCCAGGACCTCATCTACCTGGAGACCGCGGAGAAGACGGAAGCGGCGGCGGTGCTCGCGGCGATGCCCGCGGTGAAGGAGGTGCGGGAGAAGCCGAAAGGCGTGCTCCTCATGACGGCAGAGGACGGCACCCGCCTCCTCCCCGACGTCATGGCGGCGATGGCCAGGGCCGGGATCAGGGTCACGGCGGTGAACATGAAGAAGCCCTCGATGGACGACGTCTTCGTCCACTTCACCGGGCGGGCGCTCGTCGGGGAGACGTAG
- a CDS encoding DUF2721 domain-containing protein → MTSADIIQTMLAPGLMISACGLLLLGMSNKYSVVLSRIRVLDNEKRDHLHDDLARQTHDDPRLSCVLEQLSELQTRAQFERDAIVCYSAAVAFFVLTSIFIGFSVLGGIEILGALTIASFLVGMLLVLAGVLFAGWEAVKGYRIICLDMQNE, encoded by the coding sequence GTGACATCAGCTGATATCATCCAGACCATGCTCGCCCCCGGACTTATGATCTCGGCCTGCGGTCTTCTTCTTCTCGGCATGAGCAACAAATATTCCGTGGTGCTCAGTCGTATTCGCGTCCTTGACAATGAGAAACGAGATCACCTCCACGACGACCTGGCCCGCCAGACCCACGACGACCCGCGCCTCTCGTGCGTGCTCGAACAACTCTCTGAACTCCAGACGCGCGCGCAGTTCGAGAGGGACGCCATCGTCTGCTACTCGGCGGCGGTGGCGTTTTTTGTCCTCACCTCGATCTTCATCGGTTTCTCGGTGCTCGGGGGGATCGAGATCCTCGGCGCCCTCACCATCGCCTCGTTCCTGGTCGGGATGCTCCTCGTCCTCGCCGGCGTTCTCTTCGCCGGGTGGGAGGCGGTCAAGGGCTACCGGATCATCTGTCTTGACATGCAGAATGAGTGA
- a CDS encoding CBS domain-containing protein codes for MTLMDCCQVPVVTVPPETPVYDVARIMAEQNVGSVVVVEEKKPVGILTDRDITVRVTAEALDPAQVPVRAVMSGNLMVLPASAGLYEALGKARDRNIRRVPVVDGQGALTGIITVDDIIALLAEEMGRIATVIKAGRPKI; via the coding sequence ATGACACTGATGGACTGCTGTCAGGTGCCGGTGGTGACGGTCCCGCCCGAGACCCCGGTCTATGATGTCGCCAGGATCATGGCCGAACAGAATGTGGGGAGCGTCGTCGTCGTGGAAGAGAAAAAGCCGGTCGGGATCCTCACCGACCGCGACATCACCGTCCGGGTCACCGCCGAGGCCCTGGACCCGGCGCAGGTCCCGGTCAGGGCCGTGATGAGCGGGAACCTCATGGTCCTCCCGGCCTCCGCAGGGCTCTACGAGGCGTTGGGGAAGGCCAGGGACCGGAATATCAGGCGCGTCCCGGTGGTGGACGGCCAGGGTGCGCTCACCGGGATCATCACGGTCGACGACATCATCGCCCTGCTCGCCGAGGAGATGGGCCGGATCGCAACGGTGATCAAGGCGGGACGGCCAAAGATCTGA
- a CDS encoding beta-propeller domain-containing protein has translation MDRWILLPLLGAFLIILASGFVLVLPDDGKEIDESGLQTFASDDEVIKFLKAHASRDTTHTTGPGPEISTDAPLAPATAPLIESDGAVDYSSTNVQVAGVDEADIVKNDGQYLYLLRDGEVVIVRAVPADEAAVVGRAAVDGRPQALFLEGDRLVVFTEEVQDDLVTPEGSVAPVPVHRTVTSAQIWSVQDRAAPRLIENITITGNYEEARLIDGEVWLMTVEYPEPPDYPLPEAGGVRPPIYTPPVPQQYYAFHTLASFPVAGGDEASAVSFLLGEGGTMYVSEKNLYLAYPDHPIGESVIHRFALTQRGAAYVATGMVNGTVKDQFSMDEAGDTLRVATTAFQNNSTSGVYLLDDQMEVQGALEGIAPGERIYASRFMGDRLYLVTFKQIDPLFVIDLSGPTPVVLGALKIPGYSEYLHPCGDHCLIGVGRETSVNEWGGTVTGGLKVALFEVGNVSAPAVIDTAIIGTRTTQSPALDDHKAFFFDEKRGVLVLPVYDHGQNYYPVSSSPWNGAYVFTLSEEEGIDHTGTITHESSWDGRVKRTVRFDETLATVSDLSIVLTSLPDCTRTGAVVIGESPAAPPVQTGGMPLPPEISA, from the coding sequence ATGGACCGCTGGATCCTCCTGCCCCTCCTCGGGGCCTTTCTGATCATCCTCGCCTCCGGGTTTGTGCTCGTCCTCCCCGACGACGGGAAAGAGATCGACGAGAGCGGGTTGCAGACCTTCGCCTCTGACGACGAGGTGATCAAGTTCCTCAAAGCCCATGCCTCGCGCGACACGACCCACACCACAGGCCCCGGACCTGAAATCTCGACCGACGCCCCGCTCGCCCCCGCCACCGCACCCCTGATCGAATCAGACGGGGCGGTCGACTACTCCTCGACAAACGTCCAGGTCGCCGGGGTGGACGAGGCCGACATCGTCAAAAATGATGGACAATATCTTTACCTCCTCAGGGACGGCGAGGTGGTGATCGTCCGTGCCGTCCCGGCAGATGAGGCGGCCGTCGTCGGACGGGCCGCCGTGGACGGGAGGCCGCAGGCACTCTTCCTGGAAGGCGACCGTCTCGTCGTCTTCACCGAGGAGGTCCAGGACGACCTTGTCACCCCGGAGGGGAGCGTCGCCCCGGTCCCGGTGCACAGGACCGTGACCTCGGCCCAGATCTGGTCGGTGCAGGACCGGGCGGCCCCTCGCCTCATCGAGAACATCACCATCACCGGCAATTATGAGGAGGCGCGGCTCATCGACGGCGAGGTCTGGCTCATGACCGTGGAATACCCGGAGCCCCCGGACTATCCCCTGCCCGAAGCCGGCGGCGTCCGCCCGCCCATCTACACCCCGCCGGTGCCCCAGCAGTATTACGCCTTCCACACCCTCGCCTCCTTCCCGGTTGCGGGCGGGGACGAGGCCTCGGCAGTCTCCTTCCTCCTCGGCGAAGGAGGGACGATGTACGTCTCAGAAAAAAATCTCTATCTCGCCTACCCTGACCACCCGATAGGCGAGTCGGTCATCCACCGCTTCGCCCTCACACAAAGGGGCGCCGCCTATGTGGCAACCGGCATGGTCAACGGCACGGTGAAGGACCAGTTCTCCATGGACGAGGCCGGCGACACCCTGAGGGTGGCGACGACGGCCTTCCAGAACAACAGCACGAGCGGGGTCTACCTCCTCGACGACCAGATGGAAGTGCAGGGCGCCCTCGAGGGGATCGCCCCGGGCGAGCGGATCTATGCGTCCCGTTTCATGGGTGACCGCCTCTACCTCGTCACCTTCAAACAGATCGACCCCCTCTTTGTCATCGATCTCTCAGGACCAACGCCCGTCGTCCTCGGTGCCCTGAAGATCCCTGGCTACTCCGAGTACCTCCACCCCTGCGGCGACCACTGCCTCATCGGCGTCGGCCGGGAGACCTCGGTGAACGAGTGGGGCGGCACCGTCACCGGCGGCCTGAAGGTCGCCCTCTTCGAGGTCGGCAATGTCTCGGCCCCGGCCGTCATCGACACGGCGATCATCGGCACCAGGACGACACAGTCCCCGGCCCTTGACGACCATAAGGCCTTCTTCTTCGACGAGAAGCGCGGCGTCCTCGTCCTCCCGGTGTACGACCACGGACAGAATTATTATCCCGTCTCTTCCTCTCCCTGGAACGGGGCATATGTCTTTACGCTCTCTGAGGAGGAGGGTATCGACCATACCGGCACCATCACTCATGAATCCTCCTGGGACGGGAGGGTGAAGAGGACGGTGCGCTTCGACGAGACTCTGGCCACCGTCTCCGACCTCTCCATCGTCCTGACCTCTCTTCCCGACTGCACCCGCACCGGGGCGGTTGTCATCGGCGAGTCGCCGGCGGCACCCCCGGTGCAGACCGGCGGGATGCCCCTACCCCCCGAGATCAGTGCCTGA
- a CDS encoding ABC transporter permease produces the protein MDLRFLTITWRDLLRFVRFKSVLVASLLQPALWLAFFGIGMASSFDRFAPAAAVVPGMVTVGYLTFMCAGVIALTTLFTSLYGGIIFLFDKNWGLLREIVASPLPRGSIIVGIALSGVTKSYLQAIVITGFGLLLGVEFFAGFGAVETVAAVAGMLVFVGVFALGFLFLSSAIAVTMETPEGLQAVITLLTLPIFFASNALYPTATLPDALRALAAANPLTHLITGLRYFAIGPDFSALGVRYVTTAVDVVFSLCVLLVFAALTFLLARWRFARVSVT, from the coding sequence ATGGATCTCCGCTTTCTCACCATCACCTGGCGCGACCTTCTGCGGTTCGTCCGCTTCAAGTCGGTCCTGGTCGCCTCGCTCCTCCAGCCCGCCCTCTGGCTCGCCTTCTTCGGGATCGGGATGGCAAGTTCCTTCGACCGGTTCGCCCCGGCCGCCGCCGTCGTACCCGGCATGGTGACGGTCGGCTACCTCACCTTCATGTGCGCCGGGGTGATCGCCCTGACCACTCTGTTCACGAGCCTGTACGGCGGGATCATCTTCCTCTTCGACAAGAACTGGGGGCTCTTGAGGGAGATCGTTGCAAGTCCTCTCCCCCGCGGCAGCATCATCGTCGGCATCGCCCTCTCGGGTGTCACCAAGTCCTACCTCCAGGCGATCGTCATCACCGGGTTCGGGCTCCTCCTCGGCGTCGAGTTTTTCGCGGGTTTCGGGGCGGTGGAGACGGTGGCGGCCGTCGCGGGGATGCTCGTCTTCGTCGGCGTCTTCGCCCTCGGGTTCCTCTTCCTCTCCTCGGCGATCGCGGTCACGATGGAGACCCCCGAAGGACTGCAGGCGGTGATCACCCTCCTCACCCTCCCGATCTTCTTTGCCTCGAACGCCCTGTACCCGACGGCCACCCTGCCCGACGCCCTCAGGGCCCTGGCAGCGGCAAACCCCCTGACCCATCTCATCACCGGGCTCAGGTACTTTGCCATCGGGCCTGACTTCAGCGCCCTCGGTGTCCGCTATGTGACGACGGCCGTGGATGTCGTCTTCTCATTGTGTGTCCTCCTCGTCTTTGCCGCCCTCACCTTTCTCCTTGCCCGCTGGCGTTTTGCACGCGTCTCGGTGACCTGA